A window of the Lactuca sativa cultivar Salinas chromosome 5, Lsat_Salinas_v11, whole genome shotgun sequence genome harbors these coding sequences:
- the LOC111880531 gene encoding malate synthase, glyoxysomal, whose protein sequence is MAMSVGYYGDTAMKKIPGGGVGGRYDVPEGVDIRGRYDEEFAKILTKDALIFVAALQREFRNHVKYAMECRKEAKMRYNSGGLPGFDPATKNVRDGDWMCAEVPPAVADRRVEITGPVERKMIINALNSGAKVFMADFEDALSPTWENLMKGQVNLKDAVNGTISFQDKARNRVYKLNDQIAKLFVRPRGWHLPESHIFIDGEPAIGCLVDFGLYFHHNHAAFRKTQGEGYGPFFYLPKMENSREARIWNNVFERAEKMAGIEKGSIRATVLIETLPAVFQMDEILYELRDHSVGLNCGRWDYIFSYVKTFQAHPDRLLPDRVLVGMGQHFMRSYSDLLIRTCHRRGVHAMGGMAAQIPIRDDPEANAAALELVKKDKLREVRAGHDGTWAAHPGLIPAIMEVFTNNMNNSPNLIETMKREDAASLTEEDLLQIPRGVRTIEGLRLNTRVGIQYVAAWLTGTGSVPLYNLMEDAATAEISRVQNWQWLKYGVELDGDGVGVKVTHELFGKVVEEEMARIEREVGRERFKKGMYKEACKLFTRQCTAPVLDDFLTLNAYNHIVVHHPGGSSKL, encoded by the exons ATGGCAATGAGTGTGGGGTATTACGGTGACACCGCCATGAAAAAGATCCCCGGTGGCGGCGTAGGTGGCAGATACGATGTTCCGGAGGGAGTAGACATCAGAGGCAGATATGACGAAGAGTTTGCCAAGATTCTTACGAAAGATGCTTTGATATTTGTGGCTGCTTTACAGAGAGAGTTCAGGAACCATGTTAAGTATGCAATGGAGTGTAGGAAAGAGGCTAAGATGCGGTATAATTCCGGTGGGTTGCCAGGTTTTGATCCAGCAACGAAGAACGTAAGAGATGGGGATTGGATGTGCGCGGAGGTGCCGCCGGCGGTGGCTGATCGGAGAGTAGAGATAACGGGTCCGGTGGAGAGGAAGATGATCATTAATGCACTTAATTCTGGAGCTAAGGTTTTCATG GCTGATTTTGAAGATGCACTATCGCCAACATGGGAGAACCTAATGAAAGGACAAGTGAACTTAAAGGATGCTGTGAATGGCACAATCAGCTTTCAGGACAAAGCTAGAAACAGGGTATACAAACTCAATGATCAAATCGCCAAGCTCTTTGTTCGTCCCAGAGGCTGGCACCTACCTGAGTCCCACATCTTCATCGATGGCGAACCCGCAATCGGTTGCCTCGTTGATTTCGGCCTCTATTTCCACCACAACCACGCAGCATTCCGTAAAACACAAGGCGAAGGATACGGGCCTTTCTTCTATCTCCCTAAAATGGAAAATTCCAG GGAAGCGAGGATATGGAACAATGTGTTTGAGCGCGCTGAGAAAATGGCCGGAATTGAGAAAGGTAGCATCCGAGCAACCGTCCTAATCGAGACGCTGCCGgcggttttccaaatggatgagATTTTATATGAATTAAGGGATCATTCGGTTGGTTTGAACTGTGGAAGATGGGACTACATATTCAGCTATGTCAAAACATTCCAGGCTCACCCAGATCGCCTGTTACCCGACCGGGTCCTAGTCGGTATGGGCCAACATTTCATGAGAAGCTACTCAGATCTTCTCATCCGTACATGCCACAGGCGTGGTGTGCACGCCATGGGAGGAATG GCTGCACAGATTCCGATTAGGGATGATCCAGAAGCGAATGCAGCAGCACTTGAGCTGGTGAAGAAAGATAAGCTAAGAGAGGTACGCGCAGGGCACGATGGAACATGGGCAGCTCATCCGGGCCTGATTCCAGCCATCATGGAGGTCTTCACCAACAACATGAACAACTCCCCAAACCTAATCGAAACCATGAAGCGTGAAGATGCTGCAAGTTTGACGGAAGAAGACCTGTTGCAGATTCCAAGAGGGGTTCGAACCATTGAAGGTCTTAGGCTCAACACACGGGTCGGGATCCAGTATGTAGCGGCCTGGCTCACAGGGACAGGGTCTGTCCCGCTTTATAATCTGATGGAAGATGCTGCAACTGCTGAAATTAGTCGTGTTCAGAATTGGCAGTGGTTGAAATATGGAGTGGAATTGGATGGCGATGGGGTTGGTGTTAAGGTGACCCATGAGCTTTTTGGGAAGGTGGTTGAAGAAGAAATGGCGAGGATTGAACGTGAAGTAGGGAGGGAGAGGTTTAAGAAGGGCATGTATAAGGAGGCTTGCAAGTTATTCACACGCCAATGTACTGCTCCTGTACTTGATGATTTTCTCACCTTGAATGCCTATAATCATATAGTCGTTCATCATCCCGGAGGATCATCCAAGCTTTAA